In Candidatus Neomarinimicrobiota bacterium, one genomic interval encodes:
- a CDS encoding PfkB family carbohydrate kinase — translation MSARTILAVGSIAIDWLELPDGRERETLGGSATYFLLAASRFAPVHVVGIVGSDFPEAGMHLFKKHAANLDDLQVTHGKTFRWGGRYHGDWESRTTLFTELGVFETFRPALSPVNRKCDVIFLGNIQPSLQLDVLDQSENHGRVVVCDTMNLWIETTKDDLLKVLQLTDILLLNEQEASLLTGVSDLEEAVSAIQELGPSQVVVKRGSMGSFLVTGSEKTHIGAFPVKTVSDPTGAGDSFAGGFVGDLARGESIVEALMAGSAVASFCVEGFGVEGLIKIEEDELTHRINAIREKSL, via the coding sequence ATGTCCGCCCGCACCATTCTTGCCGTAGGTTCCATTGCCATCGACTGGCTCGAGCTGCCCGATGGGCGCGAGAGAGAGACGTTGGGCGGTTCTGCCACCTATTTCCTGTTGGCCGCCAGCCGTTTTGCCCCCGTTCACGTAGTCGGCATCGTGGGCTCGGATTTTCCCGAGGCGGGAATGCACCTTTTCAAAAAGCACGCCGCAAACCTGGATGACCTGCAGGTCACGCATGGCAAAACGTTCCGATGGGGCGGAAGGTACCACGGGGACTGGGAGAGTCGCACGACCCTGTTTACGGAATTGGGCGTATTTGAAACGTTCAGGCCCGCATTAAGCCCTGTCAACCGGAAATGTGACGTCATTTTCCTGGGAAACATTCAGCCGTCTCTCCAACTCGACGTGCTGGATCAGTCGGAGAACCATGGGAGAGTCGTTGTCTGCGACACCATGAATCTCTGGATCGAGACTACCAAGGATGATCTTTTGAAGGTGCTTCAACTCACGGACATTCTGCTGTTGAATGAACAGGAAGCATCCCTTCTTACAGGTGTTTCCGATCTGGAAGAGGCTGTTTCTGCTATCCAGGAATTGGGCCCCTCGCAGGTTGTCGTAAAGCGGGGTTCCATGGGCTCTTTTCTGGTAACGGGATCGGAAAAGACTCATATAGGAGCATTTCCCGTTAAAACCGTTAGCGATCCCACGGGGGCAGGAGACTCATTTGCCGGCGGTTTCGTGGGAGATCTGGCGAGGGGGGAATCGATCGTAGAGGCCCTCATGGCAGGCTCGGCGGTGGCTTCATTTTGTGTGGAAGGATTCGGTGTGGAAGGTCTTATCAAAATAGAGGAGGATGAGTTAACTCACCGGATAAATGCTATTC
- a CDS encoding metallophosphoesterase, translating into MITWPTITTRFYMPLPVAKRRRKDEDGVDTITNGWYIEKKEIMSSKTFGIISDVHGNIAALKTAISILEERDNIDQLLWLGDYFSLGPAPREVLDVMLKYKDSIILRGNHERYLKERIWEHEAPTIEGMSPDDPVCQGIVQHQQWTYEQIGKEGIDFIDEMRISHRDSFETFLLEFTHAWYERDEQPPSLAEAITWRNHVKQQYPAIKQFLFIHGHIHIPRAEENGNIKVLCPVSTGLPFDGLTKGAVAFLTLGSELQWEVHRFDYDLDATLDLLEERKPPFYRNLQNTVRYAEIRNEFV; encoded by the coding sequence ATGATAACTTGGCCCACCATCACCACAAGATTTTACATGCCTCTTCCCGTCGCGAAAAGGCGAAGAAAAGACGAAGATGGGGTTGATACAATAACAAATGGATGGTATATTGAAAAAAAGGAAATCATGTCGAGCAAGACTTTTGGAATTATCTCGGACGTTCATGGGAATATAGCCGCCCTCAAGACGGCAATTTCCATACTCGAGGAGCGGGACAATATCGATCAGCTACTCTGGCTGGGGGATTACTTTTCCCTCGGTCCCGCGCCCAGGGAAGTGCTCGATGTCATGTTGAAGTACAAGGACTCCATTATTCTTCGGGGCAATCATGAAAGGTATCTGAAAGAACGAATCTGGGAACATGAGGCTCCGACTATCGAAGGGATGAGTCCAGACGACCCGGTATGTCAGGGAATTGTTCAGCATCAACAGTGGACCTACGAACAGATCGGCAAGGAAGGAATCGATTTTATCGATGAGATGCGCATTTCACACCGCGATAGTTTCGAGACATTCCTACTGGAATTCACCCACGCCTGGTATGAACGTGACGAACAGCCTCCATCGCTGGCGGAGGCCATTACCTGGCGGAATCATGTGAAGCAGCAGTATCCCGCCATCAAGCAGTTTCTTTTCATTCATGGCCACATTCATATCCCCCGTGCGGAAGAGAATGGGAATATCAAGGTTCTCTGCCCGGTGAGTACGGGACTTCCTTTCGACGGCCTTACGAAAGGAGCCGTGGCGTTTCTTACCCTGGGAAGCGAACTCCAATGGGAAGTCCACCGGTTTGATTATGACCTAGATGCGACGCTCGATCTTCTGGAAGAGCGAAAACCCCCCTTCTATCGGAATTTACAGAACACCGTCCGTTACGCAGAAATCCGAAACGAATTCGTGTAG
- a CDS encoding cysteine desulfurase family protein, with translation MLYFDYCATTPLDERVAKLMVDLNGRVFGNPSSVHRFGQEARAYVENARRQLAKSIHCEPSEIIFTGSGSEANNLALWNILQGEKKHMVTSPVEHPSVADTVARLKEFGISGTMVDVDSHGLVNPADISKAIRKDETGLVTVMMANNETGTLEPVREIAEICTEAGIWFHSDAVQALGKIPVDAKEPDITSMSFSAHKLYGPKGVGALYLKKGVRLHPHIVGGGQEQRMRGGTENVAGICGFALAAELATGTLREEGVRLDMLRDLFVNSLRAEFPQVVINGHPGEHLPGVVNITVPGISGDALLMNLDLDGLAVSTGSACSSGSARPSRVLKVMGIPDDLNLQSLRISFGRYTQEEDVATLVDVLCRHMRNLSNVAQEVTAA, from the coding sequence ATGCTCTACTTCGACTACTGCGCCACAACACCCCTGGATGAAAGGGTGGCCAAACTCATGGTCGACCTCAACGGTCGGGTCTTTGGCAATCCATCGAGTGTCCACCGGTTCGGCCAGGAAGCCCGAGCTTATGTTGAGAACGCAAGACGACAACTGGCCAAATCCATACACTGTGAACCGTCAGAAATTATTTTCACGGGAAGTGGCTCGGAAGCCAATAATCTTGCCCTGTGGAACATTCTTCAGGGTGAGAAAAAACACATGGTTACGTCGCCGGTGGAGCATCCATCTGTGGCGGATACCGTTGCCAGGCTCAAGGAGTTCGGTATCTCGGGTACGATGGTCGACGTGGATTCCCACGGTCTCGTCAACCCCGCCGACATTTCGAAAGCCATCCGCAAGGATGAAACGGGCTTGGTGACGGTGATGATGGCGAACAATGAAACCGGTACCCTGGAGCCCGTCCGGGAGATTGCAGAGATCTGTACCGAAGCGGGAATCTGGTTCCATTCCGACGCCGTGCAGGCCCTGGGAAAGATCCCCGTGGACGCCAAAGAACCAGACATCACCAGCATGAGCTTTTCCGCTCACAAGCTGTACGGTCCCAAGGGTGTGGGTGCCCTGTATCTGAAAAAGGGGGTACGACTTCATCCCCATATTGTCGGAGGAGGTCAGGAACAGCGAATGAGGGGCGGTACGGAAAACGTGGCCGGCATTTGCGGATTTGCCCTGGCGGCGGAGCTCGCCACGGGAACGCTCCGGGAAGAGGGCGTCCGGCTGGACATGCTGAGAGATCTTTTCGTGAACAGCCTTAGAGCAGAATTCCCTCAAGTGGTCATAAACGGCCATCCCGGCGAACATCTTCCCGGTGTGGTGAATATCACGGTTCCAGGAATATCGGGCGACGCTCTCCTCATGAATCTCGATCTTGACGGTCTCGCGGTTTCCACTGGATCGGCATGCTCCTCGGGTTCCGCCAGGCCATCCCGCGTACTCAAAGTCATGGGCATTCCCGACGACCTGAACCTTCAGTCGCTGCGAATATCCTTCGGGCGATATACGCAAGAGGAAGATGTGGCCACCCTGGTGGACGTCCTGTGCCGGCATATGAGGAATCTGTCGAACGTGGCGCAGGAGGTGACGGCGGCATGA
- the mnmA gene encoding tRNA 2-thiouridine(34) synthase MnmA, translating to MTPIKNRVVVAMSGGVDSSVALLRLVEEGYEAIGVTLKLWEYDGRNGSYCCSVEAINNAKIVCQSLGVPHYTLDYRNVFRENVVNYLVGEYFSGRTPNPCIRCNSRVRWGELFRHADLLRAHWMATGHYAQMDCSDAGRPVVKKGIDDRKDQSYVLWGIPTEALKRTLFPVGALTKEQVRRLAKEAGFVTAEIAESQEICFIPNDDYREFLTEFDPERSSREESGEFVLLGGETLGSHHGISKYTIGQRRGLGVTGPEAVYVQSIDSVTKKIVLAPRKEMFFDGCSVGELNWLQDPWERREIHVQIRYNHSGVSCRVQRSDNGTVTAEFESPQFAVTPGQSAVFYSHDELLGGGIIQEGHIHG from the coding sequence ATGACACCAATCAAAAACCGCGTGGTGGTTGCCATGTCGGGTGGCGTGGACAGTTCCGTCGCCCTGCTTCGACTCGTGGAAGAGGGATACGAAGCCATTGGTGTTACGCTGAAACTGTGGGAATACGACGGTCGAAACGGTTCCTATTGCTGCTCGGTGGAGGCCATCAACAATGCGAAAATCGTCTGCCAGAGCCTTGGCGTTCCCCACTACACCCTTGATTATCGAAACGTCTTCAGGGAAAATGTGGTTAATTATCTTGTTGGCGAATATTTTTCCGGTCGAACGCCCAATCCATGCATCCGGTGTAACAGTCGCGTCAGGTGGGGAGAACTCTTTCGCCATGCCGACCTGTTGAGGGCACATTGGATGGCTACAGGACACTACGCACAAATGGACTGCAGCGACGCCGGGCGGCCGGTGGTAAAAAAGGGAATCGACGACAGGAAGGATCAGTCGTACGTTCTCTGGGGAATACCGACTGAGGCTCTGAAGCGCACCCTTTTTCCCGTGGGAGCATTGACTAAAGAACAGGTTCGCAGGCTGGCAAAAGAGGCGGGGTTTGTCACGGCAGAGATAGCGGAAAGTCAGGAGATCTGCTTCATCCCAAATGACGACTACCGGGAATTCCTGACTGAGTTCGATCCTGAGAGATCCTCCCGGGAGGAATCCGGAGAATTCGTTTTGCTGGGTGGTGAGACCCTGGGAAGTCACCATGGGATTTCTAAATACACGATCGGCCAGCGGCGGGGTTTGGGAGTTACCGGTCCAGAAGCCGTGTACGTCCAGAGCATCGATTCTGTCACGAAGAAGATCGTCTTGGCTCCCCGGAAGGAGATGTTTTTTGACGGCTGTTCCGTCGGGGAATTGAACTGGCTTCAGGATCCATGGGAGCGGAGGGAAATCCATGTTCAGATTCGCTATAACCATTCGGGAGTTTCCTGCCGCGTGCAACGCAGTGACAACGGCACCGTCACGGCCGAATTTGAGTCCCCACAATTTGCGGTTACCCCCGGTCAATCTGCTGTCTTCTACTCCCATGACGAACTTTTGGGAGGCGGCATAATTCAGGAGGGTCATATTCATGGCTGA
- a CDS encoding NTP transferase domain-containing protein encodes MAERPPLGVIILAAGKGKRMKSPDQKVLHSIGNKPMIRRVVATARALNPEKIVVIVGSHKERMNDILDGEQLTLVEQEERLGTGDAVLRAEKEFESFDGCILVLSGDVPLLSQMTLDKLLAKHYVSHASATVLAAIFDDPTGYGRIVRNGVENLHRIVEEKDCTDDLRTIREVNAGVYAFDARLLFRYLPEVGNNNVQKEYYLPDVLTVLRSSGHLVAVESVTDSREVAGVNTQEQLIEANRIYRELYENN; translated from the coding sequence ATGGCTGAAAGGCCACCTCTGGGCGTCATCATTCTCGCTGCCGGAAAAGGCAAACGGATGAAATCGCCTGATCAAAAAGTGCTCCATTCCATTGGGAACAAGCCCATGATTCGCCGTGTAGTCGCCACGGCCAGGGCTCTGAATCCTGAGAAGATCGTAGTCATCGTCGGGTCTCACAAGGAACGGATGAACGATATACTGGATGGCGAACAGTTGACTCTTGTGGAGCAGGAAGAACGGCTGGGAACAGGAGACGCGGTTTTGAGGGCAGAAAAGGAATTTGAGAGCTTCGACGGCTGCATTCTGGTGCTTTCCGGGGACGTCCCGCTGCTATCCCAAATGACCCTTGACAAACTTCTTGCAAAGCATTATGTTTCCCATGCAAGCGCCACTGTTCTGGCTGCGATCTTTGACGATCCAACGGGATACGGAAGAATCGTGAGAAATGGCGTGGAGAATCTCCACAGAATTGTGGAAGAAAAAGACTGCACCGATGACCTGAGAACGATCCGGGAAGTGAATGCCGGTGTCTATGCCTTCGATGCGAGACTCCTTTTCCGGTACCTTCCGGAAGTGGGAAACAACAACGTTCAGAAGGAGTATTATCTTCCCGATGTTCTGACCGTCTTGAGATCCTCAGGACATCTCGTAGCTGTGGAGAGTGTGACCGATAGCCGGGAAGTGGCCGGGGTAAATACCCAGGAACAACTTATCGAGGCCAACCGTATCTACAGGGAGTTATATGAAAACAACTGA
- a CDS encoding LytR C-terminal domain-containing protein gives MAVKRGRKKKPSSRKKSRRTPAQSIFSFQNTAILLLSLACVAFVTSILHRYFRGGTPVGSELFSSSPPGLSVNYEEAPPLSAIEVEVLNGCGVQGLGQQFTDFLRSHQVDVVKTENAGGFDYEKTLIIQRNEIMGNSYRIAELLNIPKSDTTRLLIQPDLSLETDVTLIIGKDYTTIEPLQEFLSTPP, from the coding sequence ATGGCCGTCAAAAGAGGACGTAAGAAAAAGCCATCCTCGCGCAAGAAGTCCCGGCGAACCCCTGCACAGTCTATATTTTCATTCCAGAATACAGCCATCCTTCTCCTTTCCCTGGCCTGCGTGGCATTCGTCACCTCCATTCTGCATCGTTACTTCAGAGGGGGAACGCCCGTAGGGAGCGAACTCTTTTCATCTTCTCCCCCAGGCTTAAGTGTCAATTATGAAGAAGCCCCCCCACTCTCTGCCATCGAGGTGGAAGTACTCAATGGATGCGGTGTTCAGGGTCTCGGTCAGCAATTCACCGATTTTCTCCGGTCCCATCAGGTCGACGTTGTCAAAACGGAAAACGCGGGTGGATTTGATTACGAAAAAACGCTCATCATCCAGCGAAACGAGATTATGGGAAATTCCTATAGAATCGCGGAACTTCTGAACATTCCCAAGAGCGACACCACACGACTCCTCATCCAACCCGATCTCTCACTGGAGACGGATGTCACGTTGATCATCGGAAAAGACTACACCACGATTGAGCCTCTTCAGGAGTTTCTTTCGACCCCTCCCTGA
- the rsfS gene encoding ribosome silencing factor, translated as MTPRKRRPGTISSEELAYKVSELALSKKAENIHILDVRKQTNITDFFLICSGSTDVHVNAILDGILEGTDHVVRPWHVEGREALRWVLIDYVDVVVHIFQQEARDYYELERLWADADLEVVGDG; from the coding sequence TTGACTCCCCGAAAGCGACGACCTGGAACCATATCCTCTGAAGAGCTGGCATACAAAGTTTCCGAACTCGCTCTCTCGAAGAAGGCAGAGAACATCCACATTCTCGATGTTCGGAAGCAAACAAATATCACCGATTTTTTTCTCATCTGTTCGGGATCCACAGACGTACATGTAAACGCTATTCTCGATGGGATTCTCGAGGGTACAGATCACGTCGTCAGGCCGTGGCATGTTGAGGGAAGGGAAGCCCTCCGGTGGGTATTGATCGATTACGTGGATGTCGTTGTTCACATATTCCAGCAGGAGGCCAGGGACTATTATGAGTTGGAGCGCCTCTGGGCCGATGCTGATCTAGAGGTGGTCGGAGATGGTTGA
- the argS gene encoding arginine--tRNA ligase codes for MLTLKTYLRQQIGQTLKTLELPQVEVKLEPTSSADFGDLSTNLALALARDAGRPAMELADEIKDELRISSDYCDTVSVTEPGFINFTISPDYLRNQISGILEGAEDWARTDVGKGKRSLVEFVSANPTGPLTVGHGRQAVLGDIVSNILEWHGFDVTREYYYNDAGRQMRLLGESVRARYLDLMGKAVKFPKGGYEGDYIRDIARSIHEKHGDRLENESESPIFKETAEELIFDDIKSTLEKINVRFDEFVNEKTFYENGSIDRVVETLRKRDIIYDKDGAVWFKTTELGKSQDTVLIKGTGEPTYRLPDIAYHREKIERDFDLIVDLFGADHKDAYPDVISAVRALGYSTDHIRVLLHQFVTLKSTGSFGERGEKTRMSTRKATFVTLEDLIDRVGPDVVRYFFIMRGMQSHLNFDLELAERESEENPVYYLQYAHARICNIIKFGEDTGIKLDSDTDLSLVGEPSERDLLKELIRFPEVTEIALETLEPQGIANYLQAVAAHFHKFYVECRVITDDIPLSKARLALVSATRLVLASGLKILGITRPERM; via the coding sequence ATGCTCACTCTGAAAACCTATCTACGACAACAAATAGGCCAGACTCTCAAGACTCTGGAGTTACCTCAGGTCGAAGTAAAACTCGAACCGACTTCATCCGCCGACTTCGGTGATCTTTCCACTAACCTCGCTCTTGCCCTGGCCAGAGACGCCGGGCGTCCCGCCATGGAGCTCGCGGACGAGATCAAAGACGAACTCCGGATTTCTTCGGACTACTGTGATACGGTATCCGTCACAGAACCCGGGTTCATCAATTTCACAATAAGTCCGGACTACTTAAGGAACCAGATTTCTGGGATTTTGGAAGGAGCGGAGGACTGGGCCAGAACGGATGTGGGAAAAGGAAAGCGGTCGCTGGTGGAATTCGTCAGCGCCAATCCCACGGGCCCGTTAACGGTGGGTCACGGAAGGCAGGCGGTGCTGGGTGACATTGTTTCAAACATCCTGGAGTGGCACGGATTTGACGTCACCCGGGAATATTATTACAACGATGCCGGCCGGCAGATGCGCCTGCTCGGTGAATCCGTACGCGCAAGATATCTCGACCTCATGGGAAAAGCGGTGAAATTCCCCAAAGGCGGATATGAAGGAGACTACATTCGGGACATCGCGAGAAGTATACATGAAAAACACGGGGATCGATTGGAGAATGAGTCTGAATCACCCATTTTCAAAGAAACCGCAGAGGAATTGATTTTTGATGATATCAAGTCGACGCTAGAGAAAATCAACGTGCGATTTGATGAATTCGTAAACGAGAAAACTTTCTATGAAAACGGGTCCATTGACCGCGTTGTTGAGACTCTCCGCAAAAGGGATATCATTTATGACAAAGATGGAGCGGTATGGTTCAAAACCACTGAATTGGGTAAATCCCAGGATACTGTCTTGATCAAGGGAACGGGGGAACCGACCTACCGGCTGCCGGATATCGCGTATCACCGGGAGAAAATTGAGCGGGACTTTGATCTTATCGTGGATCTCTTTGGAGCGGACCACAAGGATGCTTATCCCGATGTTATTTCAGCGGTGCGAGCACTGGGTTATTCCACTGACCATATCCGTGTTCTTCTTCACCAGTTCGTAACGTTGAAATCCACAGGATCCTTCGGAGAGCGTGGTGAGAAGACTAGGATGTCCACCCGAAAGGCCACATTTGTTACGCTGGAGGATTTGATCGACCGGGTTGGACCTGATGTGGTTCGGTATTTTTTCATCATGCGCGGTATGCAGAGTCACCTCAATTTTGACCTTGAGCTGGCGGAAAGGGAATCGGAGGAAAATCCCGTCTATTATCTTCAGTACGCCCATGCCCGCATATGCAACATTATCAAGTTCGGTGAAGACACTGGGATAAAGCTGGATAGCGATACTGATCTTTCCCTCGTGGGCGAACCGTCGGAGAGGGATCTTCTGAAAGAACTGATCCGGTTTCCCGAAGTGACAGAGATCGCTTTAGAGACACTGGAACCTCAGGGGATCGCAAACTATCTTCAGGCTGTCGCTGCGCATTTTCACAAGTTTTATGTAGAGTGCCGGGTTATTACGGATGACATTCCCCTTTCCAAGGCAAGACTCGCTCTCGTCTCGGCAACCCGGTTAGTTCTTGCCAGCGGACTCAAGATTCTCGGCATCACCCGTCCTGAGAGGATGTGA
- a CDS encoding DUF5020 family protein — translation MGLGSWLVLAPSTLLSQFNLQHHYDLGREIFTSTAEFLSHDAFGTTFGFTDINYDSHHYDKTGATDMYFEIMRYFEIPRINRNLSATVQYNDGVIFFPESDTTIFSAVNRVWLGGLSYLFPFEELSLSGDLLVRGEHGDEGLTYQITLVWFYPMAGRFAFMGFMDVWNSEKDATIVLMSEPQLAYQIGKFSTGMEVEVSWNFPAAWTRKKDYEKNKFFAIPTVFFKYTF, via the coding sequence TTGGGTCTTGGGTCTTGGCTGGTGCTGGCCCCCAGCACCCTGCTCTCTCAATTCAACCTTCAACATCATTACGACCTTGGCCGGGAAATCTTCACTTCCACGGCGGAATTTCTGTCTCATGATGCTTTCGGCACCACATTTGGATTCACCGACATCAATTATGACTCCCATCACTACGACAAGACTGGTGCCACGGACATGTACTTTGAGATCATGCGGTATTTTGAAATCCCACGGATCAACAGGAATCTTAGTGCCACCGTCCAGTACAATGACGGCGTCATTTTCTTTCCTGAGTCGGATACCACGATATTCTCAGCGGTCAATCGGGTTTGGCTGGGGGGTCTCAGCTATCTGTTTCCTTTTGAAGAGTTAAGTTTATCCGGCGATTTACTGGTAAGGGGCGAACATGGAGATGAAGGATTGACGTATCAGATTACACTTGTATGGTTTTATCCCATGGCTGGGCGTTTTGCATTTATGGGATTTATGGACGTGTGGAACTCGGAAAAGGATGCGACAATTGTTTTAATGAGCGAACCTCAGCTCGCTTATCAGATTGGAAAGTTCAGTACAGGTATGGAAGTGGAGGTCTCATGGAACTTCCCAGCCGCATGGACCCGGAAGAAGGATTACGAGAAGAACAAATTCTTCGCCATCCCCACCGTATTCTTCAAGTATACATTCTAA
- a CDS encoding nucleotidyl transferase AbiEii/AbiGii toxin family protein, which produces MKEQAITIARRGKNNLEARNLLREYLQHVILRQLFEKDLLRFLIFHGGTALRIFHDLHRFSEDLDFHLEWPGPDIDFRAKMQKIKSGLALGGYQISVKENYGKTVIPVSIRFHEVLQEAGIALQRRENLSIKVEIDTNPPQGFVTETAFINKYFPFAIKHHDLGSFLAGKLHAILHRRYTKGRDVYDLMFYLSRWPELEPNLEYLDNALVQTGYDGEKITGQDWREEVIRLLEKTDFDGVKKDVESFLESEADLALMTRENLRSLLC; this is translated from the coding sequence ATGAAAGAGCAAGCCATCACAATTGCCAGAAGGGGCAAGAACAATCTGGAGGCTAGAAATCTTCTGCGAGAGTATCTGCAACATGTCATCCTGCGTCAACTATTTGAAAAGGACCTCCTCCGATTCCTGATCTTTCATGGTGGCACGGCGTTACGCATCTTCCACGATCTACACCGTTTCTCCGAGGATTTGGATTTTCATCTGGAATGGCCCGGTCCAGACATCGATTTTAGGGCGAAGATGCAAAAGATTAAGAGTGGACTTGCCTTGGGAGGGTATCAGATTTCGGTAAAAGAGAATTATGGAAAGACCGTGATCCCTGTATCTATCCGCTTTCATGAGGTGCTCCAGGAGGCCGGTATTGCTCTCCAGCGGAGGGAGAACCTTAGCATCAAAGTGGAAATTGACACAAATCCGCCACAGGGGTTCGTTACGGAGACCGCCTTCATTAACAAATACTTTCCTTTTGCTATCAAACATCATGACCTGGGCTCCTTCCTGGCGGGAAAACTGCATGCCATTCTCCATCGGCGATACACAAAAGGCCGGGATGTATATGATCTTATGTTTTACCTCAGTCGCTGGCCTGAACTCGAACCGAATCTCGAGTACCTTGACAACGCATTGGTTCAGACAGGGTACGATGGAGAAAAGATCACTGGCCAAGACTGGCGTGAGGAGGTAATTCGCCTGCTAGAAAAAACCGATTTTGATGGGGTTAAAAAGGACGTGGAATCCTTTTTGGAATCCGAAGCGGATTTGGCCCTCATGACCCGGGAGAATCTCCGGTCATTGCTTTGTTGA
- a CDS encoding glycosyltransferase family 2 protein: protein MSSSSNVRVSVIIVTYNSEEEIGPCIRSVVPQVSSVGGEIIVVDNASADRTVERIESLRNQNKNIQIITNTENVGFSRANNQAFEMARGESILLLNPDTELRAETIEKLSFLLSTNDELGAVAPQLRLPDGRIQTSCRRFPTYGSVLFEMFGLSKTFPRSRFFNGWKMGDFDHTSSREVDQPAAAALMIRTELLRSLKGFDPAFPMFFSDVDLCRRIWKTRKILFYPGAVVMHHGGASINPRKPSMIVNSHRSFIRYFRKWHAGPANRVMNIVIAVALYIAMGFRVVWTVVFRKRKAFRRTAL from the coding sequence ATGAGTTCAAGTTCGAATGTGAGGGTGTCGGTTATCATCGTCACGTACAATTCCGAGGAGGAAATTGGGCCGTGTATACGATCGGTTGTTCCTCAGGTGAGTTCAGTGGGGGGAGAGATCATCGTAGTGGACAATGCCTCCGCTGACCGGACGGTAGAAAGAATTGAATCTTTGCGGAATCAAAACAAAAACATCCAGATTATCACAAATACCGAAAACGTTGGGTTTTCCAGAGCGAATAACCAGGCATTTGAAATGGCAAGGGGCGAATCAATTTTGCTATTGAATCCAGACACGGAGCTAAGGGCCGAGACGATTGAAAAGCTCTCCTTTCTATTATCCACCAATGACGAGCTCGGAGCGGTAGCCCCGCAGCTGCGTCTTCCCGACGGACGCATCCAGACCTCCTGCCGGCGGTTTCCCACCTACGGATCTGTTCTTTTTGAAATGTTCGGTCTTAGCAAAACCTTTCCTCGATCCAGATTCTTCAACGGATGGAAAATGGGAGACTTTGATCACACCAGTTCAAGGGAAGTGGATCAACCCGCGGCTGCCGCACTTATGATAAGGACAGAGCTGCTCCGATCCCTTAAGGGATTCGATCCGGCGTTCCCCATGTTTTTTAGCGATGTAGACTTGTGTCGACGGATCTGGAAAACCAGGAAGATTCTCTTCTATCCCGGCGCTGTCGTAATGCACCATGGCGGTGCCAGCATTAATCCACGGAAGCCATCCATGATAGTCAATTCCCACCGGTCCTTTATCCGATACTTTCGTAAATGGCATGCCGGACCTGCAAACCGAGTGATGAACATTGTTATCGCAGTGGCGCTGTATATTGCCATGGGGTTCAGGGTTGTATGGACTGTGGTTTTTCGCAAACGCAAGGCATTCAGGCGAACTGCGCTATGA